The window AATGAGAAGTTTTGAAAATTAACTGCACCTGAGTTAGCTTATCTGACCAAAATTTCATTTATTCAGTATTCCTTCCCCTACAATTAAAATAGAACTCCAACTGGAATTCTGACAAAGAACTCTAATTGGTGAAAAGCTTACTTCTCTATAATTCACCAAGAGACTGATGAAAACAAGATCGGTTCTTTGGTTTGAAATGAAAAACAATAACTGACCTATTTCCATGATATGTCATATGAAATGCACAGTCTTTTACACGGTATCAAATGGAACCCGAATCTCTAATGAGACTCAAAAACACTGACCAGAGGATCCTGCATTTTGTATGACTTGAAATAATCCCAAATTGGGTACAAGCTAGGTTTCTCTTCTCCAGTGTTGGTAAACTAACCAACAAGATCAACCCTTCATTTCATACTAGAACTAATGCAAAATGCAGACCAGACTACATACTCTTCACAAGCTAATCTAATTTATTTTTTTTTGGTCTCACAACACATGCAATCAAACAACACATAANACCAAAAAAAAATTAAATTTCTTTTTGGTTGTGTACAAAAAAATTTCTAATTTTTTTTTTGTTTGAGATGAAATTCTTATTTCAATACCAGAGAAAATTAAGGGACACTGAAAGATTGAACCTTTTTCATAGTCATAGAAAACCCATTGCATCAGCTGCCAGACTCAATCCCCTAAACCTTACCCAAACCTCACAACTACACCCTCAACAAACCCAATTCACCAAAATGAGTACATTTAGGCAAAAACCCACAATAAGAATCAAAAACCTCATAAAGATTTTAACTTTAGAAAGATTGAACAACGAAGAGGAGGATTAAACCAACCTGTTGAGGTGAAGGTGAAGCAACAAAGCCAAAATACAAGCACAGTGGCAAAGCTGGTTAACTTGGACAGCAGAAACCCCATTTTTGCTGTTAGATTTTGTCCCCGAATGTCTGTGTTCAACTTTCGGGTACCATAATCAGAAACAGAAACAAGAAAGAAAGAGATGAAGAAAGTGAGTGAAAAGGAACTGAGAAACTAGTACGCGGAAGCTGGCTAGTGTCTTGCCTCAGTCACTCTGCAAGTCTCTGCTTGCCAAGTGCAATTGTCAGTTAAACCTAATACTTTATATTAATTGGCTTTAGTCTTTTACAATAAATTCATTGCGTCTCGCACTAAAATATGCGTTACAGTTGTGAAGCTTCTTCATCACAATTCAATGAATTCATACTCACCCCAAATCCAGAAAGAAAAAATTGAAAGAAAGGGTTTTGGACTGTATTTGGAAATCGTAAACCTCTCTAAAAAAATTACTGCAGTGAAATTCAATTGTAGGATTGACTGAAAGTTCCCTAGTACCAACCATAGTGCTCTTTCCACTATATTTCTTTTTCACAATTTCCATTTCAGACTATGATCTCAGAGTTCCAACCTATCGAAAAGCTTACACTTATAGTAATAATATCAATGATATAGCTTTGTTAGATTCACGTTGTAATCAATGATATACACTTCTGGTGGCGCATTTTTTGGCACCATTTCTTTTTCACCTGGTGTGAGTGTGTGACAATGACCGGTTCTACTTCTACATGCTAAAGTGCTTACATAGTTACATTACAAGCCAAGGCATGCTCCATTTTTATCACAAGCCAAGACATGTCAATCTTTCCTCTTTTCAAACTTTGTACGACACATATTCAAGGAGGGAGTATTGCAGAGTTTTCTAAAATTGTAGTGGCCGGCAAAGCTCTTGCTTAAAATCAATACAACACTCTATGATGGGGTGAAGAAAATAGAAAAGTGCTATGATATATTGATGTACCAACTTATATGAAGTAGATTGAAGTCGTCATAGAGTTAGGCTAGTTCGACACATAAATAGAGTAATCTCAAGCTAGTATACATATGAATTGAACAAATATACACGATATACCACTACAATGATGTAGTGTAGGCAAATCCAAGTAATTAATGTCATTAGGCTCTAAACCTTTTAAGGGAAGCCATATTATGACTCGTAAGTAATAGTTCGTCATAAAAACTCTCATAAAAAGAAAAATATACAAAGAATATACCTCTACCATAAACAAAAAAAAAATCAGATCATCTTTCACGACGATTATTCATAAAAAGGTTACCTAATCAATCATTTCTTCATCTATTATTGTACTCATTCCTTTTTTGTAAAATCATTTTGAGCCTTATATTGTTGTTAATTTTTTTTTTTTTGTAGAAGCAGCACAGAAGTAAAGTTCCTCCAATTATCATGAAATAATTCTTTTTATTATTGCAAAGCAAGTGTAAAATGCTGTGTGTGTATTTATATATATTTAGAAAACTGTGAAGCAGCGCCCAGAAAGAGAAGAAAGGAAAGCAGCAAAGCCACCGCGCGGAGCCGCCCAGAAGAGACGAGTCAGCGATTTGACTTCCAACCATATTCCGAATTATTCCCAATCTTTCATATGCCCTAAACCCAGAAAAAGTCATCGTCTTCAACCCTTAAACCATTTCAAACCCAATTACTTTTCCCACAAGGATCCCATTTTTTGGGAGTTGGGACAATTCAAGAATGCATTTTTATTAGTCTCTCATATTCTTCTTCTTTTCCCTAATCAATCTTCCATTTCGACGACGATGGCTGCTGCGTCCCAACCCATTGGCCATACCGAGATTAACTGGGACAAGTATGATTCTTTCTCTCTGTTTCTTCAATACCCAAGTCCCCATTTTTATTGATTTGCATCTTGTATTGGGTCAATGTGTAATCTTGAGTTGGTTAAAGAATTGAAGGTGTTTCTGAAACTGGGTTTGTGTTTAATTTTGATTTGGGTTCTTGAATTTATTGAATTTTGGCAAATGTGGAATTAGTGTGAAGGATTGTGGAACTGGGTTTATGTGTTTTGGGTGATTGATTGAGTGTTTTGTATCCCAAACTTATGATGCAGGCTAGATAAGACTAAATTTTATGTGGTTGGAGCTGGATTGTTTACAGGGGTCACAGTGGCACTGTACCCAGTTTCTGTTGTGAAAACCAGGCTGCAAGTTGCTACAAGAGAATCTGTAGAGAGGAATGCATTGTCTGTGATCAAAGGCATTTGGAAAGCGGACGGTGTTCCTGGTTTGTATAGAGGGTTTGGTACGGTTATAACTGGGGCTGTTCCGACTAGGGTTTTATTCATGACTGCGCTCGAGACAACAAAGGTGGCTGCTTTCAAATTGGTTGAGCCATTCAAGTTTTCTGAGCCGATGCAGGCCGCTTTGGCTAATGGACTGGCTGGAATGACCGCCTCGCTTTTTTCTCAGACCATCTTTGTTCCTATTGATGTGGTAAATGGTAGTTTGGACTCTTAGAACATGGTTTGGATGAGTTTTGTGTCTGGGGTCTGAGATGCGAAGTTTTGTTTGGTGGGATTTGTGTAGGTTAGTCAACGGTTGATGGTGCAAGGCTATTCAGGGCATGCAAGGTACACTGGGGGGATGGACGTTGCTCGTCAGATATTGAAGACCGATGGCATCAGGGGGTTTTATAGAGGATTTGGACTTTCCATTATGACCTACTCTCCATCCAGTGCTGTATGGTGGGCTAGTTACGGTTCAAGCCAGCGCCTAATCTGGAGGTGAGATGTGATAATTTGTTATAATATGTTTGGTAATTATGCTTGAAGAGCTTGTCTGTCCAAACTGACTTAAACACAGTCAAGTTAATTTACCTATGCGGTATGTGATGTTCACAATTTGTAACTTCAAAATTTATGGTGGCCATTCACTTGTTATCCCACATGTTTGATTTACAATTGGGGACAACATTTTGGAACATAATAATTCTGCTAGTAGTAATCATCATGCATTGTAATTTTGTTAACTTGTTAGTCCTTTCCTTGTATGTTTATTTCATATAAGCCAGTTGGTTGTAGAGAAATTTGAAGTCCAATATGCCAATTGATTTTCTGTGATTTGGTTTATGGAGTTCATACCTTTTAGCCATAGGAAAAGTTAATCGAGTTTTGGTGATTCAAATACTCTTTTGTCAACAATTCGAGTTCTTTATTGCTTTTAAAAAGAATCTCACTATTGCACTCTTCCTTATTCTTTGAGCAGTTTCTTAGCCCATGGCTCAGACGAAGCTCCCCCTAGCGTGGGGAAAATAATGTCTGTTCAAGCTACTGGTGGTATCATTGCGGGTGCAACAGCTTCCTGCATAACAACCCCTTTAGACACAATCAAGACACGCTTACAGGTATTCGTATAACCAGTTGATATATGTGGTTACCTTGCAGCTTGCCCTTCTTGATTTCTCCTATCCATTTTGTGTCTTCTTCTTATAATTGTTGCTCCATTATAGGTCGGACATGAAAAGAGACCCACTACAAGTGAAGTTGTTAAAAACTTGATTAGAGATGATGGTTGGAAAGGTTTTTACAAAGGACTAGGTCCAAGATTTTTCAGTATGTCTGCATGGGGCACTTCGATGATACTGGCTTATGAATATCTGAGTATGGACTCTCACCTGTTATGGTGCCTGATCACATTCGGGTCTTCTTCTTAAAATATTTCTGTTGCATCATGTTTACCTGTCATGGTTAACTTCTAGGTTCAGTTTACTTTTAACATATAGTGTAGGGAGGAAGAATTCTGGAAATACCAACTTCCTGTTATTTGGTTTCTTAAACATTATTTTGGAAGCATATCTAATTTTATGATGTCTTTTTTCTTATTCTTTCAGAGCGAGTATGTGCAAAAGATGAATAGATGCCAATCTACTATCAGTCTACAACCTTTTTCTTGTGTTAGATACTTGGTTCCAGGGCTAGCTAGTAATTAGCGATCAGAAGGCTGTTACTTTGATTTTGAAGCCAGACCTGAGATATCATAAAATTCATCATGGTATTGACTTTCAGAGAGACCTTGTAATTCTTTGAAGAATTTTACCTAGATCCTTATATCATCTGTAGGATCAAATGAACTGATTTGAGATACAGTAACCCACATTTTTTCTTCTGTATCAAGTGTAGCTGAGCAAGAGATTTTGACTACTGATACAGTTATTTCATATAATTTCTCTTTCCTTTAGTGTTATCTAGATATTGAATGTGTTCACCATAAAGATTATAATAGAAAATGTTTGACATTTACAGCTCAAATATTTGATTCATGCTGTTATCAGTTATTTACATTACTTTGTTA of the Fragaria vesca subsp. vesca linkage group LG6, FraVesHawaii_1.0, whole genome shotgun sequence genome contains:
- the LOC101314774 gene encoding solute carrier family 25 member 44-like, with product MAAASQPIGHTEINWDKLDKTKFYVVGAGLFTGVTVALYPVSVVKTRLQVATRESVERNALSVIKGIWKADGVPGLYRGFGTVITGAVPTRVLFMTALETTKVAAFKLVEPFKFSEPMQAALANGLAGMTASLFSQTIFVPIDVVSQRLMVQGYSGHARYTGGMDVARQILKTDGIRGFYRGFGLSIMTYSPSSAVWWASYGSSQRLIWSFLAHGSDEAPPSVGKIMSVQATGGIIAGATASCITTPLDTIKTRLQVGHEKRPTTSEVVKNLIRDDGWKGFYKGLGPRFFSMSAWGTSMILAYEYLKRVCAKDE